The Aminithiophilus ramosus genome contains a region encoding:
- a CDS encoding SPFH domain-containing protein: MAVVKVVEYNGPDPHEALAWKFVDGSGRSDELGTWTQLVVREGQQALLFRDGRALDLFGPGRHTLSTDNIPLLRDFVSLPFGGKSPFKAEIWYINTVHSLDVKWGTTSPIQIQDPRYGVFLPVRAYGQFGIRVDDGRKFLVKLVGAAKAFDREALVGHFRGLLVSRIKDLISTFIVVEKRSILELNAHLNAISAHMETTLAPALETFGLTLVNFFVTSVNVPEEDPAVAQLKSALARRAELEILGTDYRQQRSFDVLDRAAANEGGGGTMQAGMGLGMGFGIGGALGASARDLAGDLTVADVQPCPACGTDNARGAAFCSRCGQSLQKARTGRCSACSAPLQPEATFCPACGRALRRCASCGSDVPDGSARCPDCGAPQPIPCPHCQAPVTEEMRFCPRCGKALTESCPGCGKALTESCPGCGTPLPREALFCPRCGHKVRD, from the coding sequence GTGGCTGTCGTTAAAGTCGTTGAGTACAACGGACCCGATCCGCATGAGGCCCTGGCCTGGAAGTTCGTCGACGGCAGCGGCCGCTCCGACGAGCTGGGGACGTGGACGCAGCTCGTCGTCCGCGAGGGACAGCAGGCCCTGCTTTTCAGGGACGGCAGGGCTTTGGACCTTTTCGGCCCCGGAAGACACACGCTGAGCACGGACAACATCCCCCTGCTGCGGGATTTCGTCAGCCTGCCCTTCGGCGGGAAATCGCCGTTCAAGGCCGAGATCTGGTACATCAACACCGTCCACTCCCTCGACGTCAAGTGGGGAACGACGAGTCCCATTCAGATCCAGGACCCCCGTTACGGGGTCTTTCTGCCCGTCAGGGCCTACGGCCAGTTCGGCATCCGCGTCGACGACGGGCGCAAGTTTCTCGTCAAGCTCGTCGGAGCCGCCAAGGCCTTCGACAGGGAGGCTCTCGTCGGCCACTTCCGAGGTCTTCTGGTGAGCCGCATCAAAGATCTCATCTCGACGTTCATCGTCGTCGAGAAGCGGAGCATCCTGGAGCTGAACGCCCACCTCAACGCGATCTCGGCCCACATGGAGACGACGCTCGCCCCGGCCCTCGAAACCTTCGGTCTGACCCTGGTCAACTTCTTCGTCACCTCCGTCAACGTGCCCGAGGAGGACCCGGCCGTCGCCCAGCTCAAGAGCGCCCTGGCCCGACGGGCCGAGCTGGAGATTCTGGGGACGGACTACCGTCAGCAGCGCTCCTTCGACGTCCTCGACAGGGCCGCCGCCAACGAGGGCGGAGGCGGGACGATGCAGGCGGGAATGGGACTCGGCATGGGGTTCGGCATCGGAGGCGCCCTGGGGGCGTCGGCCCGGGATCTGGCCGGCGACCTGACCGTCGCCGACGTGCAGCCCTGCCCGGCCTGCGGCACGGACAACGCCAGGGGAGCCGCCTTCTGCTCCCGCTGCGGCCAAAGCCTGCAAAAGGCCCGGACGGGACGGTGCAGCGCCTGCTCGGCTCCCCTTCAGCCCGAAGCCACCTTCTGTCCGGCCTGCGGAAGGGCCCTGAGGCGCTGTGCCTCCTGCGGCAGCGACGTGCCCGACGGCTCGGCGCGCTGCCCCGACTGCGGCGCCCCTCAGCCGATACCCTGCCCCCACTGTCAGGCCCCCGTCACGGAGGAGATGCGCTTCTGCCCCCGCTGCGGAAAGGCCCTGACGGAGAGCTGCCCCGGCTGCGGAAAGGCCCTGACGGAGAGCTGCCCCGGCTGCGGAACGCCCCTTCCCCGGGAGGCCCTTTTCTGCCCCCGCTGCGGCCACAAGGTCCGAGACTGA